Proteins found in one Gigantopelta aegis isolate Gae_Host chromosome 12, Gae_host_genome, whole genome shotgun sequence genomic segment:
- the LOC121385766 gene encoding fasciclin-2-like isoform X6, whose translation MRILLIMDLPLRALLLYVAIIVAVSYAQELVLEPEGPSFKNKVGATFSVECRAEGIAAEEDPNVRWFNKEDNHITNTQGRLRIMKIGATVSLFFAPLQDGDEGEYTCKATISGKEVVKNIDVSLYRGISINSPTNQRPNIYTNALIECNATADPQPTIMWLFGNYTEVPLGGRFVPVNTGLKGLRIKNITAGDNGKYICLVRVKSMGQTEEHKITVKVRIPPSMVKGPTISDAIAGQRFQMTCEATGDPKPKFHFFKDHVKLRDGPQYKIDDTNGVLTIEELKDSHEGLYVCMAYNKGGNASADINVDVIVPPTIEEVKNVSKPAGEAAAMICISRGDPVPAMSWKIYGTNVPLAGGEGSSFTIETSEVPEGRITKKTYSLKFASLAPEDTNNYTCTAMNTGGSQQRTGSLIVEFKPHFTNTPYSETFGWANHVTEIKCVADGAPEPTISWSHNGQVLDSKFVNDTYSQSIERGVRQLRSTLTVKITLGNRDFIFGVYICKATNIHGTTPYEIALSEAGEPGAPFVSTMKTTPTTIQLMISPPANDGGQDILDYKIVYNLEGKEEVVQAPVSNDPSEPRTKFTLSNLKANSDYRITVSSRNAVGYGAETVLSETTPNVRIPGKPVITSSHYGDKPTSYTATWEEPLTGGSPLTHYDISYSKVEVKGEAPNWMVDRILNGPIRKKIPQGEITNYRLDRLEPETFYKVDIIAVNSIGESPVGSKIFKTSKGLNGLPVSRVKTTTTTPKTQTTTLRIFKVKPAVAEVRVGEVGDGGSASVYVSLVAMTSLALSACLNALHW comes from the exons ATGCCCAGGAACTTGTGCTGGAGCCTGAAGGTCCAAGCTTTAAGAACAAGGTTGGAGCTACGTTTTCCGTGGAATGTCGAGCGGAGGGAATCGCCGCAGAGGAGGACCCCAACGTGCGCTGGTTCAACAAGGAGGACAACCACATCACCAACACACAGGGACG ACTGCGTATCATGAAGATCGGGGCGACTGTGTCATTGTTCTTCGCGCCACTACAAGATGGAGACGAAGGTGAATATACGTGCAAGGCGACCATCAGTGGCAAGGAAGTCGTAAAGAACATCGACGTCTCCTTGTACC GAGGAATCAGTATCAACTCACCTACCAACCAGCGGCCGAATATTTACACCAACGCACTGATAGAGTGCAACGCCACTGCAGATCCACAGCCAACCATCATGTGGTTGTTTGGAAATTACACTGAAGTTCCTCTAG GTGGCCGGTTTGTACCAGTGAATACTGGTTTGAAGGGCCTGCGTATCAAGAACATCACAGCAGGAGACAATGGGAAATACATCTGTCTGGTGCGCGTCAAGTCGATGGGACAGACTGAGGAACACAAGATTACCGTCAAAGTCCGAA TTCCACCTAGTATGGTGAAAGGACCAACTATTTCCGATGCTATCGCTGGTCAGCGCTTCCAAATGACCTGTGAAGCAACTGGGGACCCCAAGCCAAAGTTCCATTTCTTCAAG GACCATGTAAAGCTCCGAGATGGGCCGCAGTACAAGATTGACGACACGAACGGAGTTCTCACCATTGAGGAGCTGAAGGACAGTCATGAGGGTCTCTACGTCTGTATGGCGTACAATAAGGGCGGCAACGCATCGGCCGACATCAACGTCGATGTCATAG TTCCACCTACAATTGAGGAAGTGAAGAACGTTTCCAAACCCGCAGGGGAAGCCGCTGCCATGATTTGCATTTCCCGGGGGGACCCTGTCCCTGCCATGAGCTGGAAGATCTATGGTACGAATGTGCCGCTCGCAGGAGGGGAG ggcagTTCGTTCACCATCGAGACGTCCGAGGTTCCCGAGGGCCGCATCACGAAGAAGACGTACAGCCTGAAGTTTGCATCGCTAGCGCCGGAGGACACCAACAACTACACGTGCACCGCCATGAACACCGGCGGCAGTCAGCAGAGAACAGGCTCGCTCATCGTCGAGT TCAAACCCCACTTCACAAACACCCCGTACAGCGAGACGTTCGGCTGGGCGAACCACGTGACGGAGATCAAGTGTGTGGCCGATGGCGCACCGGAGCCCACCATTTCCTGGTCTCACAACGGACAGGTGCTTGACTCGAAGTTCGTCAACGACACGTACTCTCAGTCGATCGAGCGGGGAGTAAGGCAGCTCAGAAGCACACTGACG GTGAAAATAACCTTGGGAAACCGTGATTTCATCTTCGGGGTCTATATCTGCAAAGCTACCAACATCCACGGCACCACGCCTTATGAAATTGCTCTCAGTGAAGCAG GTGAGCCCGGCGCCCCATTTGTGTCGACCATGAAGACGACCCCGACAACGATCCAGCTGATGATCAGTCCCCCGGCAAACGACGGCGGCCAGGATATTCTCGACTACAAGATCGTCTACAACCTGGAGGGCAAGGAGGAGGTTGTCCAGGCCCCTGTCA GTAATGACCCGAGCGAGCCCAGGACCAAGTTCACTCTGAGCAATCTTAAAGCCAACTCCGACTACAGGATCACCGTGTCTTCTCGCAACGCCGTCGGTTATGGTGCCGAGACCGTCCTCTCAGAAACTACACCCAATGTCC GTATTCCAGGGAAGCCGGTGATAACCTCGAGTCACTATGGCGACAAACCGACCAGCTACACAGCAACGTGGGAAGAACCTCTGACGGGCGGCTCTCCTCTCACTCACTACGATATTTCATACTCAAAA GTGGAGGTGAAGGGTGAGGCCCCCAACTGGATGGTGGACCGGATCTTGAATGGTCCGATCAGGAAGAAGATTCCGCAAGGGGAGATAACCAACTACAGGCTCGACCGGCTGGAGCCCGAGACGTTCTACAAGGTGGACATCATCGCGGTCAATTCTATCGGAGAGTCGCCCGTGGGAAGCAAGATCTTCAAAACTTCAAAGGGACTCAATG GACTTCCTGTGTCTCGTG TGAAgactaccaccaccacaccaaaGACTCAAACAACTACGCTCAGGATTTTTAAAGTCAAACCTGCAGTTGCAGAAGTTAGGG
- the LOC121385766 gene encoding fasciclin-2-like isoform X7, producing MRILLIMDLPLRALLLYVAIIVAVSYAQELVLEPEGPSFKNKVGATFSVECRAEGIAAEEDPNVRWFNKEDNHITNTQGRLRIMKIGATVSLFFAPLQDGDEGEYTCKATISGKEVVKNIDVSLYRGISINSPTNQRPNIYTNALIECNATADPQPTIMWLFGNYTEVPLGGRFVPVNTGLKGLRIKNITAGDNGKYICLVRVKSMGQTEEHKITVKVRIPPSMVKGPTISDAIAGQRFQMTCEATGDPKPKFHFFKDHVKLRDGPQYKIDDTNGVLTIEELKDSHEGLYVCMAYNKGGNASADINVDVIVPPTIEEVKNVSKPAGEAAAMICISRGDPVPAMSWKIYGTNVPLAGGEGSSFTIETSEVPEGRITKKTYSLKFASLAPEDTNNYTCTAMNTGGSQQRTGSLIVEFKPHFTNTPYSETFGWANHVTEIKCVADGAPEPTISWSHNGQVLDSKFVNDTYSQSIERGVRQLRSTLTVKITLGNRDFIFGVYICKATNIHGTTPYEIALSEAGEPGAPFVSTMKTTPTTIQLMISPPANDGGQDILDYKIVYNLEGKEEVVQAPVSNDPSEPRTKFTLSNLKANSDYRITVSSRNAVGYGAETVLSETTPNVRIPGKPVITSSHYGDKPTSYTATWEEPLTGGSPLTHYDISYSKVEVKGEAPNWMVDRILNGPIRKKIPQGEITNYRLDRLEPETFYKVDIIAVNSIGESPVGSKIFKTSKGLNVKTTTTTPKTQTTTLRIFKVKPAVAEVRVGEVGDGGSASVYVSLVAMTSLALSACLNALHW from the exons ATGCCCAGGAACTTGTGCTGGAGCCTGAAGGTCCAAGCTTTAAGAACAAGGTTGGAGCTACGTTTTCCGTGGAATGTCGAGCGGAGGGAATCGCCGCAGAGGAGGACCCCAACGTGCGCTGGTTCAACAAGGAGGACAACCACATCACCAACACACAGGGACG ACTGCGTATCATGAAGATCGGGGCGACTGTGTCATTGTTCTTCGCGCCACTACAAGATGGAGACGAAGGTGAATATACGTGCAAGGCGACCATCAGTGGCAAGGAAGTCGTAAAGAACATCGACGTCTCCTTGTACC GAGGAATCAGTATCAACTCACCTACCAACCAGCGGCCGAATATTTACACCAACGCACTGATAGAGTGCAACGCCACTGCAGATCCACAGCCAACCATCATGTGGTTGTTTGGAAATTACACTGAAGTTCCTCTAG GTGGCCGGTTTGTACCAGTGAATACTGGTTTGAAGGGCCTGCGTATCAAGAACATCACAGCAGGAGACAATGGGAAATACATCTGTCTGGTGCGCGTCAAGTCGATGGGACAGACTGAGGAACACAAGATTACCGTCAAAGTCCGAA TTCCACCTAGTATGGTGAAAGGACCAACTATTTCCGATGCTATCGCTGGTCAGCGCTTCCAAATGACCTGTGAAGCAACTGGGGACCCCAAGCCAAAGTTCCATTTCTTCAAG GACCATGTAAAGCTCCGAGATGGGCCGCAGTACAAGATTGACGACACGAACGGAGTTCTCACCATTGAGGAGCTGAAGGACAGTCATGAGGGTCTCTACGTCTGTATGGCGTACAATAAGGGCGGCAACGCATCGGCCGACATCAACGTCGATGTCATAG TTCCACCTACAATTGAGGAAGTGAAGAACGTTTCCAAACCCGCAGGGGAAGCCGCTGCCATGATTTGCATTTCCCGGGGGGACCCTGTCCCTGCCATGAGCTGGAAGATCTATGGTACGAATGTGCCGCTCGCAGGAGGGGAG ggcagTTCGTTCACCATCGAGACGTCCGAGGTTCCCGAGGGCCGCATCACGAAGAAGACGTACAGCCTGAAGTTTGCATCGCTAGCGCCGGAGGACACCAACAACTACACGTGCACCGCCATGAACACCGGCGGCAGTCAGCAGAGAACAGGCTCGCTCATCGTCGAGT TCAAACCCCACTTCACAAACACCCCGTACAGCGAGACGTTCGGCTGGGCGAACCACGTGACGGAGATCAAGTGTGTGGCCGATGGCGCACCGGAGCCCACCATTTCCTGGTCTCACAACGGACAGGTGCTTGACTCGAAGTTCGTCAACGACACGTACTCTCAGTCGATCGAGCGGGGAGTAAGGCAGCTCAGAAGCACACTGACG GTGAAAATAACCTTGGGAAACCGTGATTTCATCTTCGGGGTCTATATCTGCAAAGCTACCAACATCCACGGCACCACGCCTTATGAAATTGCTCTCAGTGAAGCAG GTGAGCCCGGCGCCCCATTTGTGTCGACCATGAAGACGACCCCGACAACGATCCAGCTGATGATCAGTCCCCCGGCAAACGACGGCGGCCAGGATATTCTCGACTACAAGATCGTCTACAACCTGGAGGGCAAGGAGGAGGTTGTCCAGGCCCCTGTCA GTAATGACCCGAGCGAGCCCAGGACCAAGTTCACTCTGAGCAATCTTAAAGCCAACTCCGACTACAGGATCACCGTGTCTTCTCGCAACGCCGTCGGTTATGGTGCCGAGACCGTCCTCTCAGAAACTACACCCAATGTCC GTATTCCAGGGAAGCCGGTGATAACCTCGAGTCACTATGGCGACAAACCGACCAGCTACACAGCAACGTGGGAAGAACCTCTGACGGGCGGCTCTCCTCTCACTCACTACGATATTTCATACTCAAAA GTGGAGGTGAAGGGTGAGGCCCCCAACTGGATGGTGGACCGGATCTTGAATGGTCCGATCAGGAAGAAGATTCCGCAAGGGGAGATAACCAACTACAGGCTCGACCGGCTGGAGCCCGAGACGTTCTACAAGGTGGACATCATCGCGGTCAATTCTATCGGAGAGTCGCCCGTGGGAAGCAAGATCTTCAAAACTTCAAAGGGACTCAATG TGAAgactaccaccaccacaccaaaGACTCAAACAACTACGCTCAGGATTTTTAAAGTCAAACCTGCAGTTGCAGAAGTTAGGG
- the LOC121385766 gene encoding fasciclin-2-like isoform X8: MRILLIMDLPLRALLLYVAIIVAVSYAQELVLEPEGPSFKNKVGATFSVECRAEGIAAEEDPNVRWFNKEDNHITNTQGRLRIMKIGATVSLFFAPLQDGDEGEYTCKATISGKEVVKNIDVSLYRGISINSPTNQRPNIYTNALIECNATADPQPTIMWLFGNYTEVPLGGRFVPVNTGLKGLRIKNITAGDNGKYICLVRVKSMGQTEEHKITVKVRIPPSMVKGPTISDAIAGQRFQMTCEATGDPKPKFHFFKDHVKLRDGPQYKIDDTNGVLTIEELKDSHEGLYVCMAYNKGGNASADINVDVIVPPTIEEVKNVSKPAGEAAAMICISRGDPVPAMSWKIYGTNVPLAGGEGSSFTIETSEVPEGRITKKTYSLKFASLAPEDTNNYTCTAMNTGGSQQRTGSLIVEFKPHFTNTPYSETFGWANHVTEIKCVADGAPEPTISWSHNGQVLDSKFVNDTYSQSIERGVRQLRSTLTVKITLGNRDFIFGVYICKATNIHGTTPYEIALSEAGEPGAPFVSTMKTTPTTIQLMISPPANDGGQDILDYKIVYNLEGKEEVVQAPVSNDPSEPRTKFTLSNLKANSDYRITVSSRNAVGYGAETVLSETTPNVRIPGKPVITSSHYGDKPTSYTATWEEPLTGGSPLTHYDISYSKVEVKGEAPNWMVDRILNGPIRKKIPQGEITNYRLDRLEPETFYKVDIIAVNSIGESPVGSKIFKTSKGLNVGEVGDGGSASVYVSLVAMTSLALSACLNALHW, translated from the exons ATGCCCAGGAACTTGTGCTGGAGCCTGAAGGTCCAAGCTTTAAGAACAAGGTTGGAGCTACGTTTTCCGTGGAATGTCGAGCGGAGGGAATCGCCGCAGAGGAGGACCCCAACGTGCGCTGGTTCAACAAGGAGGACAACCACATCACCAACACACAGGGACG ACTGCGTATCATGAAGATCGGGGCGACTGTGTCATTGTTCTTCGCGCCACTACAAGATGGAGACGAAGGTGAATATACGTGCAAGGCGACCATCAGTGGCAAGGAAGTCGTAAAGAACATCGACGTCTCCTTGTACC GAGGAATCAGTATCAACTCACCTACCAACCAGCGGCCGAATATTTACACCAACGCACTGATAGAGTGCAACGCCACTGCAGATCCACAGCCAACCATCATGTGGTTGTTTGGAAATTACACTGAAGTTCCTCTAG GTGGCCGGTTTGTACCAGTGAATACTGGTTTGAAGGGCCTGCGTATCAAGAACATCACAGCAGGAGACAATGGGAAATACATCTGTCTGGTGCGCGTCAAGTCGATGGGACAGACTGAGGAACACAAGATTACCGTCAAAGTCCGAA TTCCACCTAGTATGGTGAAAGGACCAACTATTTCCGATGCTATCGCTGGTCAGCGCTTCCAAATGACCTGTGAAGCAACTGGGGACCCCAAGCCAAAGTTCCATTTCTTCAAG GACCATGTAAAGCTCCGAGATGGGCCGCAGTACAAGATTGACGACACGAACGGAGTTCTCACCATTGAGGAGCTGAAGGACAGTCATGAGGGTCTCTACGTCTGTATGGCGTACAATAAGGGCGGCAACGCATCGGCCGACATCAACGTCGATGTCATAG TTCCACCTACAATTGAGGAAGTGAAGAACGTTTCCAAACCCGCAGGGGAAGCCGCTGCCATGATTTGCATTTCCCGGGGGGACCCTGTCCCTGCCATGAGCTGGAAGATCTATGGTACGAATGTGCCGCTCGCAGGAGGGGAG ggcagTTCGTTCACCATCGAGACGTCCGAGGTTCCCGAGGGCCGCATCACGAAGAAGACGTACAGCCTGAAGTTTGCATCGCTAGCGCCGGAGGACACCAACAACTACACGTGCACCGCCATGAACACCGGCGGCAGTCAGCAGAGAACAGGCTCGCTCATCGTCGAGT TCAAACCCCACTTCACAAACACCCCGTACAGCGAGACGTTCGGCTGGGCGAACCACGTGACGGAGATCAAGTGTGTGGCCGATGGCGCACCGGAGCCCACCATTTCCTGGTCTCACAACGGACAGGTGCTTGACTCGAAGTTCGTCAACGACACGTACTCTCAGTCGATCGAGCGGGGAGTAAGGCAGCTCAGAAGCACACTGACG GTGAAAATAACCTTGGGAAACCGTGATTTCATCTTCGGGGTCTATATCTGCAAAGCTACCAACATCCACGGCACCACGCCTTATGAAATTGCTCTCAGTGAAGCAG GTGAGCCCGGCGCCCCATTTGTGTCGACCATGAAGACGACCCCGACAACGATCCAGCTGATGATCAGTCCCCCGGCAAACGACGGCGGCCAGGATATTCTCGACTACAAGATCGTCTACAACCTGGAGGGCAAGGAGGAGGTTGTCCAGGCCCCTGTCA GTAATGACCCGAGCGAGCCCAGGACCAAGTTCACTCTGAGCAATCTTAAAGCCAACTCCGACTACAGGATCACCGTGTCTTCTCGCAACGCCGTCGGTTATGGTGCCGAGACCGTCCTCTCAGAAACTACACCCAATGTCC GTATTCCAGGGAAGCCGGTGATAACCTCGAGTCACTATGGCGACAAACCGACCAGCTACACAGCAACGTGGGAAGAACCTCTGACGGGCGGCTCTCCTCTCACTCACTACGATATTTCATACTCAAAA GTGGAGGTGAAGGGTGAGGCCCCCAACTGGATGGTGGACCGGATCTTGAATGGTCCGATCAGGAAGAAGATTCCGCAAGGGGAGATAACCAACTACAGGCTCGACCGGCTGGAGCCCGAGACGTTCTACAAGGTGGACATCATCGCGGTCAATTCTATCGGAGAGTCGCCCGTGGGAAGCAAGATCTTCAAAACTTCAAAGGGACTCAATG
- the LOC121385766 gene encoding fasciclin-2-like isoform X5: MRILLIMDLPLRALLLYVAIIVAVSYAQELVLEPEGPSFKNKVGATFSVECRAEGIAAEEDPNVRWFNKEDNHITNTQGRLRIMKIGATVSLFFAPLQDGDEGEYTCKATISGKEVVKNIDVSLYRGISINSPTNQRPNIYTNALIECNATADPQPTIMWLFGNYTEVPLGGRFVPVNTGLKGLRIKNITAGDNGKYICLVRVKSMGQTEEHKITVKVRIPPSMVKGPTISDAIAGQRFQMTCEATGDPKPKFHFFKDHVKLRDGPQYKIDDTNGVLTIEELKDSHEGLYVCMAYNKGGNASADINVDVIVPPTIEEVKNVSKPAGEAAAMICISRGDPVPAMSWKIYGTNVPLAGGEGSSFTIETSEVPEGRITKKTYSLKFASLAPEDTNNYTCTAMNTGGSQQRTGSLIVEFKPHFTNTPYSETFGWANHVTEIKCVADGAPEPTISWSHNGQVLDSKFVNDTYSQSIERGVRQLRSTLTVKITLGNRDFIFGVYICKATNIHGTTPYEIALSEAGEPGAPFVSTMKTTPTTIQLMISPPANDGGQDILDYKIVYNLEGKEEVVQAPVSNDPSEPRTKFTLSNLKANSDYRITVSSRNAVGYGAETVLSETTPNVRIPGKPVITSSHYGDKPTSYTATWEEPLTGGSPLTHYDISYSKVEVKGEAPNWMVDRILNGPIRKKIPQGEITNYRLDRLEPETFYKVDIIAVNSIGESPVGSKIFKTSKGLNGLPVSRVKTTTTTPKTQTTTLRIFKVKPAVAEVRVKPTEPTRVLVSLKVNEVGEVGDGGSASVYVSLVAMTSLALSACLNALHW; the protein is encoded by the exons ATGCCCAGGAACTTGTGCTGGAGCCTGAAGGTCCAAGCTTTAAGAACAAGGTTGGAGCTACGTTTTCCGTGGAATGTCGAGCGGAGGGAATCGCCGCAGAGGAGGACCCCAACGTGCGCTGGTTCAACAAGGAGGACAACCACATCACCAACACACAGGGACG ACTGCGTATCATGAAGATCGGGGCGACTGTGTCATTGTTCTTCGCGCCACTACAAGATGGAGACGAAGGTGAATATACGTGCAAGGCGACCATCAGTGGCAAGGAAGTCGTAAAGAACATCGACGTCTCCTTGTACC GAGGAATCAGTATCAACTCACCTACCAACCAGCGGCCGAATATTTACACCAACGCACTGATAGAGTGCAACGCCACTGCAGATCCACAGCCAACCATCATGTGGTTGTTTGGAAATTACACTGAAGTTCCTCTAG GTGGCCGGTTTGTACCAGTGAATACTGGTTTGAAGGGCCTGCGTATCAAGAACATCACAGCAGGAGACAATGGGAAATACATCTGTCTGGTGCGCGTCAAGTCGATGGGACAGACTGAGGAACACAAGATTACCGTCAAAGTCCGAA TTCCACCTAGTATGGTGAAAGGACCAACTATTTCCGATGCTATCGCTGGTCAGCGCTTCCAAATGACCTGTGAAGCAACTGGGGACCCCAAGCCAAAGTTCCATTTCTTCAAG GACCATGTAAAGCTCCGAGATGGGCCGCAGTACAAGATTGACGACACGAACGGAGTTCTCACCATTGAGGAGCTGAAGGACAGTCATGAGGGTCTCTACGTCTGTATGGCGTACAATAAGGGCGGCAACGCATCGGCCGACATCAACGTCGATGTCATAG TTCCACCTACAATTGAGGAAGTGAAGAACGTTTCCAAACCCGCAGGGGAAGCCGCTGCCATGATTTGCATTTCCCGGGGGGACCCTGTCCCTGCCATGAGCTGGAAGATCTATGGTACGAATGTGCCGCTCGCAGGAGGGGAG ggcagTTCGTTCACCATCGAGACGTCCGAGGTTCCCGAGGGCCGCATCACGAAGAAGACGTACAGCCTGAAGTTTGCATCGCTAGCGCCGGAGGACACCAACAACTACACGTGCACCGCCATGAACACCGGCGGCAGTCAGCAGAGAACAGGCTCGCTCATCGTCGAGT TCAAACCCCACTTCACAAACACCCCGTACAGCGAGACGTTCGGCTGGGCGAACCACGTGACGGAGATCAAGTGTGTGGCCGATGGCGCACCGGAGCCCACCATTTCCTGGTCTCACAACGGACAGGTGCTTGACTCGAAGTTCGTCAACGACACGTACTCTCAGTCGATCGAGCGGGGAGTAAGGCAGCTCAGAAGCACACTGACG GTGAAAATAACCTTGGGAAACCGTGATTTCATCTTCGGGGTCTATATCTGCAAAGCTACCAACATCCACGGCACCACGCCTTATGAAATTGCTCTCAGTGAAGCAG GTGAGCCCGGCGCCCCATTTGTGTCGACCATGAAGACGACCCCGACAACGATCCAGCTGATGATCAGTCCCCCGGCAAACGACGGCGGCCAGGATATTCTCGACTACAAGATCGTCTACAACCTGGAGGGCAAGGAGGAGGTTGTCCAGGCCCCTGTCA GTAATGACCCGAGCGAGCCCAGGACCAAGTTCACTCTGAGCAATCTTAAAGCCAACTCCGACTACAGGATCACCGTGTCTTCTCGCAACGCCGTCGGTTATGGTGCCGAGACCGTCCTCTCAGAAACTACACCCAATGTCC GTATTCCAGGGAAGCCGGTGATAACCTCGAGTCACTATGGCGACAAACCGACCAGCTACACAGCAACGTGGGAAGAACCTCTGACGGGCGGCTCTCCTCTCACTCACTACGATATTTCATACTCAAAA GTGGAGGTGAAGGGTGAGGCCCCCAACTGGATGGTGGACCGGATCTTGAATGGTCCGATCAGGAAGAAGATTCCGCAAGGGGAGATAACCAACTACAGGCTCGACCGGCTGGAGCCCGAGACGTTCTACAAGGTGGACATCATCGCGGTCAATTCTATCGGAGAGTCGCCCGTGGGAAGCAAGATCTTCAAAACTTCAAAGGGACTCAATG GACTTCCTGTGTCTCGTG TGAAgactaccaccaccacaccaaaGACTCAAACAACTACGCTCAGGATTTTTAAAGTCAAACCTGCAGTTGCAGAAGTTAGGG